TCTGCCGCTCGAGGTACCGCAGGCTGTGGCGCATCGAGAACCCGTTCGAGGTGAGCAGGTCGAGCCGGCTGCCCTCGGGCATGAGCACCGAGAGCGTGCTGAGCCCGATCGGCGCCATCTTGCGCTCGAGTGCGTCGAACAGCGCCCCCGACACGTTGGCCGAGCGCGCGTTCTCGGCGATCCCGAAGAACACGACCCAGCCCTGCGCGTGCGCGGCGCGCCCGACGGCCGCCGCGACCACCTCGTCGTCCCGTACCGCCACGACCGCGTGGTCCTCGCGGCAGGAGGCCGTCACCTCGGCGAGGGAGTAGACGGGTCGCTCCGCCGAGGTGCGCGCCTCCCACCACAGCCGCACGACAGCGTCGAGGTCGTCATCGTGGAAGTCCCGGATGTGAATACGTGCCATGCACGCATCATGTCAGATGGTGACGGGGCTGCGCGATCCCGAATCTGCCGAGTCGGCTCAGCGCCGTCCCGAGCCCGGGCCCACCCGGCCGGGGTCACTTGTGCGGGGTTCCGACGACGTATCACTCCCCCAAAGTGACCCCGTCCGTTCGAGACGCCCATCCACATTCACAGCCCGAACATCCTCGCAGTGGGCTAAGCTCGTCCGAGTAGCGCTCTTCTGCGCTACGCGTCGCTTTCACCGCACAGCCCGCTCGAGCATCGAGCCTGGGCGCCGTTCGGCCCGATCCGCGGCGAACGGATGCGCGATCCCGCGCACTCGACATCTTGCAGCGACGCACGGGTGATCACGATCGCGTGATCCCATCCCGATCGAGGCGTGTCCTCGACCGGCGAGCCCGGTGCGCAGCGCTGCTCCAGCAGGAAAGGTCCCCGTGACCGAAGAGACCACATCCACCACACCCTCCTTCTCGGCGCTCGGCGTGCCCGCACCCATCGCGGACGCCCTCGCCAAGAACGGCAAGACCGAACCGTTCCCGATCCAGCGCGACACCCTGCCCGACACGCTCGCCGGCCGCGACGTCCTCGGCCGCGGCCGCACGGGCTCCGGCAAGACGATCGCGTTCGGGATCCCGCTCGTGGCGAACCTCGCCGAGAACGTCGCGCAGAAGCGTCGGCCGAACCGGCCGCGCGCGATCGTGCTCGCGCCGACCCGCGAGCTCGTGACGCAGATCGCCGAGACCGTCAAGATGCTCGCCGACCCCATGGGCGTCAAGGTCACCACGATCTTCGGCGGCGTCTCGCAGCGCCGCCAGGAGGAGGTGCTGGAGCGCGGTGTCGACATCGTCGTCGCCGCCCCCGGCCGCCTCGACGACCTCATGAAGCAGGGCATCGTCGACCTCGGCGCCGTCGAGATCACCGTGCTCGACGAGGCCGACCACATGGCCGACATGGGCTTCCTCCCCGTCGTCACGCGCATCCTCAACAAGACTCCGAAGGCCGGCCAGCGCCTGCTCTTCAGCGCCACGCTCGACAACGGCGTGGACAACGTCGTGAAGCGGTACCTGCACGATCCGATCCTGCACTCGGTCGACTCGGCCGAGTCGCCGGTGCCCCAGCTCACCCACCACGTCTTCGAGGTGTCGGGCAAGGATCAGAAGGACGCGCTCATCGAGGCGCTCGCGAGCGGCGCCGCCCGCCGCATCTTCTTCACCCGTATGAAGCACCAGGCGAAGCGTCTCGCGAAGCAGCTCACCGCCGCGGGCATCCCCGCGGTCGAGCTGCAGGGCAACCTGTCGCAGAACGCGCGCGACCGCAACCTCGCCGAGTTCGTGAGCGGCGAAGCCCGCGTGCTCGTCGCGACCGACGTCGCGGCGCGCGGCGTGCACGTCGACGGAGTCGAGCTCGTCGTCCACATCGACCCCCCGGTCGAGCACAAGGCCTACCTGCACCGTTCGGGCCGCACGGCGCGCGCGGGCAACGAGGGCGACGTCATCACGCTCGTGCTCCCCGAGCAGCGCGGCGAGATGCGTCAGCTGATCCGCGCCGCGAAGATCACGGTGACCCCGCGTCACGTCGATCCGAACGCCGCGAAGATCGATCCCGAGGTGCTCTCGCTCATCGGCGAGGTCGCCCCAAGGGTCGACCCGAAGGAGATCGAGCGGCGTCGGGCCTCGGCGCAGGCCGCGCAGCAGCGCGCCGCCGGGCACGCCCCGCATGGCGAGGGTTCGAGCCAGGGCGCGAACGCGAAGCGCAAGCGGTCGCGCGGCGGCCGCGGCGGGTCCGGTGGCCAGGGCGGCCAAGGCGGCCAGGGCCGGGGTCAGGGTCGGGGCGGCCAGGGCGCGGGATCCGGATCCGGAGCGGGATCCCAGCCGCGTCGCAGCGGCCAGGACGGTCAGGGCGCCGGTCGATCGCAGGGCGGCCAGGGCGGCCAGGGATACCGCGGCGGTGAGTCCGGCGGCCAGCGTCGCTCGGGTCGCCGCGCCCAGGGCGGCGGCACCGTCTACTCGACCAGCAGCTAACACGCGATCCCGAATGCTCCAGATTCCGCACCCACCCCGGTGCGGAATCTGGAGCATTCGCGCGTGTTCACCCCGGATTCATCGGTGAGACCCTCCCTTGAGTGACGATTTCGGTCGTATACTCGTCTGATGGGCATTTATCGGGAGCTGGCACGGAATCCAGGAGTCGTTCGCGTTCTGATCTCGCAGCTGACGGCCCGATTCCCGTTCGGGATGCTCTCGATCATCCTGCTGCTGCACATCCAGCTCGCGTACGGCGACTACACCTCGGCGGGCATCGTGCTCGCCGCCCAGAGCGTCGGTCAGGCCATCTCGGGGCCCGTCTCGAGCCGCCTCATGGGCCGCCTCGGCATGCGCCCGGTGCTCGCCCTGACCTCCCTGCTCTGCGCCGCGCTGCTCGTCGCGATCGCCGTGGCTCATCTGCCGCTCGCGATCACCGCCGGCCTCGCGCTCCTCGTCGGCCTCACGACGCCGCCCGTCACCCCGGCCGTGCGCACGCTGTACCCGAAGCTCGTCCCCGGGAACCAGCTCGCCGGCCTGTTCTCCCTCGACGCCGCGGCACAGGAGCTCATCTGGGTGATGGGGCCCGTGGTCGCGGTCCTCGTCTCCTCGCAGTTCGGCACGGCCGTCGGGCTCTGCGTCGCGGCCGGATTCATGGTGGTCGGCGGCGCCTGGTTCATTCTGAGCCCGTCCGTCGGCTCCGTGAAGATTCCGCGCTCGCAGCGCGGACTCGGCGCGATCCTCCGCCGTCCCACCGTGGTGATCTCCACGGTCGTCGGGTTCTTCTTCGTCGCCTCCTTCGCCGCCATCGAGGCCGGGATCGTCGCCGCGTTCACCCCGGCCGGAGACGGCGCGGGGCACGGCAGCATCGAATCCGGCATCGTGCTCGCGCTCTTCGCGGGCGGCTCGCTCGTGGGCGGCCTCCTCATCGGTCACCGCGCGATGCGCCCGTGGTCGCTGCTCCTGCGCATCCTGATGGTGCTCGCCGGCACCCTGCTCTGCCTCGTGAGCCTGAACATCTGGTGGCTCGGCACCGTGCTCTTCCTCGGCGGCCTCGGCACGGCACCCGCCTTCGCCGCGATCTCGAACATCGTGAGCTCGACCGTGAAGTTCTCGGAGACGGCCGAGGCCTACGGTTGGGTAGGGACCGGTCAGCTCGTCGGGGTCGCGACGGGATCGGCTCTCGCCGGCGTCGCCATCGACGCCGCCGGGGCGCCGGGTGCGATCGTCGTCTCGGCCGCGCTCCTCCTCGTCTGCGCCATCGTAGCGGCAGCCGCGATGCGGTGGCTCCCGGATCTCAAGGGTCGCCACATCGAGCCGCTCCCCGAGACCGGCACCCTCACGATCCCGCTGCCATAACGATCTCGACACACCCGGGGAAGACGCAGGAACCTTCCGGATCCCGCTCGGACTTCGCGCCGTATGGTGTGACTATGCACCGACGACGCTCACTCCTCTCGCTCCTCGCCGCCGCCCTCCTGGTCGTGCCGCTCTCCGCCTGCACCATGGGTTCGGGATCGAGCGGGGTCCCCGACCTCCGCTCATCGGAGGCCGCCGCCGGCTCGACCTCGGGGCCGAGCGTCGCGACGGACGCGGGTGCGGCGGTCACCGAGGACGGCATGGTGGATCCCGGATCCGCGATCGCCGGCACGTCGATCATCCGGAACGGCGACCTGTCCGTCACCGTGGCCGACCCCGAGACGGCGGCCGAGGAGGTCGCGACGATCGCCGAGGGGCTCGGCGGGTACATCGAGTCGCAGTCGGTGTCGGCCGGCGGCGACGGGCTCACGGCGAACGCGAGCCTCGCGGTGCGGGTCCCGGCCGACCAGATCGACGCCGCGTTCGAGGCGCTCGCGAAGGTCGGGGACGTCACCTCGCAGAACCGCTCGAGCACCGACGTCACCACCCAGCACGTCGATCTCAAGGCCCGGGTCGCGGCGCTCGAGGAGTCGGTGCAGCGCCTCACCGAGCTGATGTCGGAGTCCGCCACCACGGGCGAGCTGATCGAGGCCGAGGCCGCGCTGTCGCAGCGCCAGCAGGAGCTCGACGGCCTGACGGCGCAGCTCACCGCCCTCGAGGATCAGGTCGACGAGGCGACCATCTGGGTCTCCCTGTCCACGAAGAACGTCGTCGTCCCCGGCGGACCGACCACGTTCTGGGATGGGCTCCTGGCCGGTCTCGGATCGATCTCGGCCGCCGGCGCCGGGGCGCTCGTGATGCTTGGCATCCTGCTCCCCTGGCTCGTGCTCGGAGGTATCATCGCACTGATCGTCGTGCTCATCGTGCGTCGGGCCCGTCGCCGACGGGCCGCACGCGGATCCCGCAGCCCGGGTGGCGCCGGCCCCACGGCACCCGTGCCCGCGCCGGTGCTCGATCCCGCGCCGCACACCCCCGCTGCCGCAGCGGCTCCGGTTCCGCCGGCCCAGCAGTGGTAACCGCGTGCGCCTCGTCGATCTGACCCATCCGCTCACCACCGGCATGCCGGTGTTCCCGGGCGACCCGACCGTCGCGATCACGCCCGCGCTCGACGTCGCAACAGACGGTG
Above is a genomic segment from Leucobacter rhizosphaerae containing:
- a CDS encoding MFS transporter — its product is MGIYRELARNPGVVRVLISQLTARFPFGMLSIILLLHIQLAYGDYTSAGIVLAAQSVGQAISGPVSSRLMGRLGMRPVLALTSLLCAALLVAIAVAHLPLAITAGLALLVGLTTPPVTPAVRTLYPKLVPGNQLAGLFSLDAAAQELIWVMGPVVAVLVSSQFGTAVGLCVAAGFMVVGGAWFILSPSVGSVKIPRSQRGLGAILRRPTVVISTVVGFFFVASFAAIEAGIVAAFTPAGDGAGHGSIESGIVLALFAGGSLVGGLLIGHRAMRPWSLLLRILMVLAGTLLCLVSLNIWWLGTVLFLGGLGTAPAFAAISNIVSSTVKFSETAEAYGWVGTGQLVGVATGSALAGVAIDAAGAPGAIVVSAALLLVCAIVAAAAMRWLPDLKGRHIEPLPETGTLTIPLP
- a CDS encoding DUF4349 domain-containing protein translates to MHRRRSLLSLLAAALLVVPLSACTMGSGSSGVPDLRSSEAAAGSTSGPSVATDAGAAVTEDGMVDPGSAIAGTSIIRNGDLSVTVADPETAAEEVATIAEGLGGYIESQSVSAGGDGLTANASLAVRVPADQIDAAFEALAKVGDVTSQNRSSTDVTTQHVDLKARVAALEESVQRLTELMSESATTGELIEAEAALSQRQQELDGLTAQLTALEDQVDEATIWVSLSTKNVVVPGGPTTFWDGLLAGLGSISAAGAGALVMLGILLPWLVLGGIIALIVVLIVRRARRRRAARGSRSPGGAGPTAPVPAPVLDPAPHTPAAAAAPVPPAQQW
- a CDS encoding DEAD/DEAH box helicase; this translates as MTEETTSTTPSFSALGVPAPIADALAKNGKTEPFPIQRDTLPDTLAGRDVLGRGRTGSGKTIAFGIPLVANLAENVAQKRRPNRPRAIVLAPTRELVTQIAETVKMLADPMGVKVTTIFGGVSQRRQEEVLERGVDIVVAAPGRLDDLMKQGIVDLGAVEITVLDEADHMADMGFLPVVTRILNKTPKAGQRLLFSATLDNGVDNVVKRYLHDPILHSVDSAESPVPQLTHHVFEVSGKDQKDALIEALASGAARRIFFTRMKHQAKRLAKQLTAAGIPAVELQGNLSQNARDRNLAEFVSGEARVLVATDVAARGVHVDGVELVVHIDPPVEHKAYLHRSGRTARAGNEGDVITLVLPEQRGEMRQLIRAAKITVTPRHVDPNAAKIDPEVLSLIGEVAPRVDPKEIERRRASAQAAQQRAAGHAPHGEGSSQGANAKRKRSRGGRGGSGGQGGQGGQGRGQGRGGQGAGSGSGAGSQPRRSGQDGQGAGRSQGGQGGQGYRGGESGGQRRSGRRAQGGGTVYSTSS